A segment of the Rattus rattus isolate New Zealand chromosome 4, Rrattus_CSIRO_v1, whole genome shotgun sequence genome:
CCTTTGGTTTGGTGTAGACAGAccctgtttgtctgtttttgtttttttctgtttgcaaTGTTCCTGGGTGTACCTGCTGTGTTTTTTTACTCCATTTTCTGCATCCTGTGAAATGGACTTTGAAGCCACAGAATGTTTAATCCCCCCTCCACCTCAGTATATTCTGAGGCTACAGGCAAGGCTTTCTGACGGCAGGAGCTTCCTGCAAAAGGTTAAGAACATGTTGTGCCCTCTGACCTTGAAGCCCACGTCATGTATTTTCATTCCTTTTGAGAACCTCGCCTCTGAGCTTTTCCAGAGAGATAAGTCCTCGGTGGAGGCTCTCACCCAAGCATTGGTATGGTATGGCTGTTCCTAGGGGACTTCCTGTTCAACCACCCCAGGCCTATCATGTGCAAGGTGGTCTTCATTGGGGGCATAAACTGTGCCAGCAGGAAGATACTTTCTCAAGTTTGTATTGGAACCATAATTTATCTACAGTATTCTGGGTAGGGCGAGTTTTCTAAATATCTCCTTTGCATCTGTTCATTTTCTCCTGACTTCTCCAGGGATCTTTACATCTAATTCTTCAAAAcatgttttttggttttgagttttcaGGATATCTAGAGTTGACATTTCAGGGTTGTAGTGGTCACTGAGAGAAATGCAAGGCACTACCGAGGATCTGGACTGGGCCTGAGGCCCAGCAGTGACTCCCCCAACACTGCTTCCTTGTCTGGGCACTGTCTTTGTAGGAGTGAGATTTTTCTGAAGCTGGGCAGATGCAGAGAGACTGAGCTGTGTCCTGCTCCCTCCAATCTCTTCCTTTTATGGGCTTGGCTTGGACAGGAGTGGCTGCTGCCTGGCCTCAGGTAACTCAGCATAGATGGCCATAGAAGGGAAGAGGTGGAATTTGACATGAGGTGAAGCTTGCAGGGACGTGGCAGGTGTAGAAGCAGattcaggaaaagaaagcagggagctaatttgggggtgggggtggggagaaattgCATAGGATTAATCTGAACTCCTGCCATGTATGAGAGGTGCAAAGGCTACAGTGTGGTAGCAGCACATCGGAGGCCAGTTACAGACTACGGATGTGACTTTGCTGCAGAGAGACCTCTCAAGTTGAACAGCCACGGGCAGAGTGACCCATATGCAGTGTGGTGAAACGTGGGGGAACTCAGCTCACCGGGTGGAGAGTGGAGCCCCAGGGCATGTAGAGGAAGGAGGTGGCAGTGACTGCCTAGCACTTGGTGAGAGGAACAATTCCCCGAGGCAGGGGCATGTACACAGGCCCCACAGCTGCAGTCTTGCCCCCAGCTGCATCTTAAGTTTGCTTTGCCAAATTGATAACCGAGCACAGCACCCCCACAAAGATCATGGCCCATGATATTGTGGAGAATCCAGCCTTGTAAGAATTTTGAGCTGTCAAAGCTGCCAAATGGAACCTGATCAGGATCCACAGGAGGCAGTGAAGACCCAGATTAGTGTACACCCAGGTCCTTTAAAGGAGTGCAGAAGCGTGCAGCCCTCAGCATCTAGAACAGAAATTTGGTGTCGGCCAGACATTTGCAATACTTTGTCCCTGGTCATTACAGTTATATCACAGTACAGGAAATGCACCCATCTGGAGATCTCAGAGATGACTTAGTAGTGCTCTGTGATGGACTGAAGCAACTTGCGATGAGAAGAATCCTGGAAGTGTTTCTGAGTACATCACCTCTAGAGAGGGCGCAAAGGCACCAACtgttttggttacttttctattactatgaagagacgTCATGACCAGGGCAGAGAGTTTAACAGTGTGAACTCCTGAACTCTGAgctcatggcagcaggcagacaggcaggcttggcactggggcagtagctgagagtatATATCTTCTCCAaaagttggaggcagagagagagaagagggaagagagaagaggaggaggagggaggaggagggaaaagggagagagagagagagagagagagagagagagaaggtttggCAttggcatttgaaacctcaaatcccacttTCAGTGACacatcctccaataaggtcatacccccctaatccctcccaaaacagttccaccaactagggagcaaacactcaaatatatgagccctcAGGGGCCATTCTCGACTGTTAGGCTTCTCTCAGAGCTCAATGGCTGACGAAGAAAGAAGTGACAAACTCAAGTGCGTGTGCAGAACCTTGGTCTGGATATAGGAGAAGCAGGTGAACTCTGAAGTTCCCTAGAGAACAGCCCCGGGTCACCCAAGTCTTACTAGCAGAGAGATGATAAGAGTAGAGGCAGAAGGGGGTGGGACGGTAATCATGGCTGAGCATGGACTTACTCTGTAATGATTAACGGAAGGAGGGCACTGGGGCACACAGCGACAGGATGAATGTCAGGGAGCATGGAGATAAGATGATTCAAGTAGGGCAGGGGTCACAGCCTAGCAAGAAGGCTCTACTACTATGGCCTCCTAGAAGGAAAGTTCCAGAACACAGGCTGCCCACGTAAAGCTTGTGTGACTGTTGGCTTTCATAGGTGTAACATAGCATACACATCTTCAAAACATTTTACACCACGAGTGGAATCCCAGCTAGTGTCAtatctggtgagatggctccgaAAGCAGAGGTGCCATTTCAAAAGTTTTCAAGACTATCTCTCAAGTCCAATCTTTGCTGCATGCTTCGTCATGATTCTAGCTACTCTGTCTCTTTGTGAGCAGAGCTGATGGTACCCACTAGACCTAGTTTACATACATACCGTTTCTTAGGACTCGGCATCTGGCTCCCGCGTGTTTTGGGGCTCCCAGCACAGAGCAGACGCTCACAGTGGGGGTGAGGCATCAACATTACCCTGCTGTTGTCTTCCATAGCATCCTCCAAATCATGTGTACGCAGGAGGTGAGTACTGAGCCTGGGCAGGAGAGTGGGATCCCTCCTCCAGGAAgtgtcttcctcttccacttgaTGTGGTTTGGGGAATGTTCTTTCTAATGCTGAGAGCAATAGCTGAAACAGTAACCACAGGTTTCAGGTTCTGACCTCTCAGTAGACCTGCTCCCTCCGTCCTCTTCCTTTTATGGGTATAGTATGGACAGGAGTGGCCAGTGCCGGGCCTCAGGTAACTCAGCAGAGATGGCCATAAAAGGGAAATGGTGGAATTTGACATGAGGTAAAACATGCAGAGACGTAGCAGGTATAGGAAGTGCACACAGGAAATGAAAGCAGGGAGCTAATTTTGGAGGAAAAACTGCATAGGATTTATCTGAACCCTGCTTGAAAGGTGAAATgcaaagactgtgtgtgtgtgcgtgtgtgtgtgtgtgtgtgtgtgtgtgtgtgtgtgtgcatgtgtgtgtgcatgtatatgtgtgtgtgcatgtgtgtgtgcatgtatgtgtgtgtatgtgtgtgtgtgtgcgcacgcacgtgcGCACATGCATGTTATTGCATTTATTTCAGACTTTAAGGGCACTAAACAGTATCCAAAGCCACTTTTATATCCCAGTTTGTGAACTCTCTACCAAGGTTTAAGAATTCTTTGGGCTTTGATCCCTCCCATCTGTTCTGCTTCTTTCTAATCTTACTCAGTCCGTACCAATAACCATGGAGCAGCAGTATTTTGTGCTGGACTTTCTCAAGGCCATCATGTCATAAAAGCCTCTATATCAGACACGAACTGATATAATATAATTGACTAATATATTAGTGCTATAATTGTGCTAATATAATTGACTTGTTCAGTTGTATAGCATTTCTAGCCCCAATATTCttgtttcccattttattttaaactgctCAGTGTGAAAGCTGCCTTTTGTCAGGCTTTAATCAGTGGCCCCTTTGTGGAAACGGAGAGGTTTACATAGCCTTAGTGAAACAGTTCTTCCTATCAACAAGTCCTGCCGTAAATACAGAACCAAGTTGCAGCTAAGGTCATTCCTGACATCCCACCAACCAACCTCAAAATCTTAAGATATGCACTTAAATAGTTTGCCCTCGACCTTCAGAGAAAGTGTGGTTCTGGTAACATAACCATGTCGAGATTAATGTGAACTTAAGGCATCTAGTATGTTATGACTCGATACAAGCACGATAAAAACTAAGAATTCTAATTTTGCCAGGTTTCACTACTTTTAAAAAGGCAAGGTTTAACTTCTAGCCAAGATTGGATGCATGGTCAACTATTCAGATATCGGCAGCATCTGTGAacaattaaattatttcaaagttaCTTAAGAATGGTATGAAAGGATTCATGTGTTTACCTGGACCTGCACACTTCCAGCCCAGAGCAAATTCAAGGATCACAACGCCGCACTAAACATCATTTCCTAGTTCCAGGAAGTAGTTTGCCTAGGCATCAATCATCGTAAATACCCAAAGCACTGTGCAcatatgaacattttaaagtagAATGGAAAACAAGAGTAACCTGAAGGCCAGTCTTTGCCACGTGCCTCTTCATGCTTCTCATTATGCTACATGCTACACTCGTGGCACATGGTCAGCAGAACTAGCAGCAGTCCTTTGACCTAGTTTATATGTAGAAACACTGCTCAGACTTGGTATTTGGCTCTTATATGCTTTAGGCCTGTGAGCCCACTTCCGGCCCTCACATCGAGGGAAACCACCAACGTTGCCTTAGTTCGATTTTCACCAGCACAGGTACACGGGAGCTGCACAGCGAGTCTGGGAAGCAACGCCTGCCTCTTCTACTAGAGGTAGTGCTGGGAGTGTCTGTCCGTATTCAGGCTGGCAGCAGCGCCTAAGCAGCAGCACTGTTCAGATGAGTTCTCAGTCACCTgctccctctgtcctcttccttttATGGGCATGGCATGGACGGGAAAGGCTACAGCCTACACTTGGGTAATTCTGCATAGACAGGCACAGAAGGGAAATGACAGGGTTTGCCTTGAGATAAAACATGCAAGATGAGGCGGGTGCGGGACAGAGAGGCCTTTGGAAAAGAAAGTGCAGAACACTTTTCTAAACCCCTAGCCACCTTCCATGAAAGGGTGAAATGCAGAGGCAGATTGTACGGGGCAGCAGTGGCACACGGGAGGCATCTTGCATATCAATATCTGCTGGGGCTGTTCCCAGTCTGGAGCCTCAGAGGGTGGCTTCTCTCCAGAGGAAAGCCTCAGCCTGGCCATCATGGCAGACTGACACCAATGTGGAGAGACAGCATGCAGGACACCCCAGGGGCTTGCCCAGTAGAGAGTGGAGCCCCAGAGCTTGTAAGGAAGGAGGTGGCAGCAACTGCTCATCACATGTGGGAGGAATTCTCTGAGGCAAGGTTAGATTCATGGTCTTGTACACAGTGCCTACCACCAGAGTCCTGCCTCCACCTGGGCCTCAAATTCACCTTTTCTTGAATTTCAGTCCAGTGTCCCCAGAAAATTGGGAGTCCATGCTTTGTGGAGAATCCCATCCTTATCAGGATTCTGGTCTGGTGTGGATTGTAGGAGAAGATCTGATCATAAACCTCAGAATGCAGCGAAGACTCAGATTAGTGTTCACCTAGGTCCCTTAACTGAGTGCAGGATCCTCGGCATTCAGAAGAACAGAACTTGAGACAGAGCCAAATGATTGAGCaatctgtccccacccccaccccccacaaggAGATCAGCTTATGAGAGGGAGGGATCCtttcagaactcactctgtatcaGTGACTAGGCTGGTATTGTCCTAAAGTGTTTTACAAAGCTTCAACTTCATTCTGTGGAGTGGTGACAAGATTCTCAAGAGACCTTACAGCAGAAGCAGATCCTAGGATCTTGAGATCTTTGCCAGCACCTTCAAATCGTGTTCCCTGATCCCTCTGTTCCTGGCACCCTGAAGAGTATGAGTCATGGCAAAGGGATTTCCTCTTTGGTTTGGCCAAGCTTGGTTTGCAGTGTTCTGTAGCTGTGATGCATTGATTGACACCCATGAATCAGAGGACTTTAACGATATGCTACCATAAAAGGGCTTATCCAGCAGAGAGGTCATGTGGGAGACCAGGGTACAGGGCTCTCTCAGAGCTCATTGGCAGTCTAGGTGGGAAAGAAATGGGTGTTCAGTGCCTTATTTGGGAATTGTAGGAAAACTAGAGGTGAACTAGTATGCCCTAGGAAAAGAGAAACCTGTCACAGGAGTTTTTATCAGACAAGAAAAGCACAGCTTACGTGTCTGTGGGTGGAGGCAGGCAAAAGGGGAGATTATTATTAATTAACTTAAGGGCACTATTACCCAATAGAATTCAGAGTGCGAATTGCCCGGtgataagaaaatgaataaacctACATAGGCACAGTGTGTGGAAAGGCCACTGCTGTGTGCCTCTGGGGAGATGGACACAGGACTGTGTGCACCCCTTCGAGGACTCTCAGGACTGCTGCTCCTGCTGTGTGCCCTGCCCTGGGCTGAAGGTGGAAAGGTGCTGGTGTTTCCCATGGAGGGCAGCCACTGGCTGAGCATGAGGGATGTCGTGAGGGAGCTCCACGCCCGAGGTCACCAGGCTGTGGTCCTGGCTCCAGAGGTGACTGTGCACATGAAAGGAGAGGACTTCTTCACCCTCCAAACCTATGCTTTTCCATATACCAAGGAAGAATATCAGCGGGAAATACTGGGCAACGCTAAGAAGGGCTTCGAACCACAAGATTTTGTGAAGACTTTCTTTGAAACTATGGCATCTATAAAAAGTTTTTCGATCTCTACGCAAATTCTTGTGCAGGTCTATTGCACAATAAGACCCTGATCCAGCAACTGAATTCCAGTTCCTTCGATGTGGTCTTAACAGACCCTGTTTTCCCCTGTGGAGCATTACTGGCTAAGTATCTACAGATTCCTGCTGTGTTTTTTCTGCGCTCTATTCCCTGTGGCATAGACTATGAGGCTACACAATGTCCGAAACCTTCCTCTTATATTCCGAACCTACTCACAATGCTTTCTGACCACATGACCTTCCTGCAAAGGGTCAAGAACATGCTGTACCCTCTGACCTTGAAGTACATTTGCCATTTATCAATCACTCCCTATGAAAGCCTGGCCTCTGAGCTTTCGCAGAGAGAAATGTCTTTAGTGGAGGTTCTCAGCCATGCATCTGTGTGGCTGTTCCGAGGGGACTTTGTGTTCGACTACCCGAGGCCCATCATGCCTAACATGGTCTTCATTGGAGGCATAAACTGTGTCATCAAGAAGCCCCTCTCTCAGGtctgtattcttttatttcaagaattttccaggaaaaatattttttactttcaaattCTTATTTATCCAACTCATCTTTCCAATGGCATCTCTcctttcctgagaggctttagTTAAATTACCTATTAAGGTGTTCACCCTGCCATACTTTGGGTTTTCAGTGGCCACTGTCAGGACTAAAAGGCTAAGGTGAGGGGGCTCAGACTGAGGCTCTGCAGTGGGGCTCAACTGGGACTGCCCATGTATCCAGACATGGTTTTTCTATTGGTAAGTGTCCAGTTCTGCTCAGGAGCTGAGAAATTAACCCGTGGCCTGACCCACCAGAGGGGGTGTGgcttccagattttttttctgaaggttaTAAAGGATTCAGCAAAATGCAGCTGATGTGGCGGTTTTTGCTTCTGTCCTCGGGGATGAAATGGGTGTGTGTCCACACCACACCCAAGCACTCAACAGATCTGGGAGCAAGCTAATCGGTGGTTTATAGGATCAATCGGGCCAGCCACACGTCAAAGGCTCAGTAGTCATGTGTGCCTGAGCAGCTACTGTGTGAGAGCTCTCTCATGACGTAACAGAGTTGTGTATTTTGTATGTAGAAAACTAAGAAAACCTAGAGAAGTCCACCACAACAAAACGTTTTATCATAGGGTAGAGGTAGAAAATAAGCTGTACATTTACTCCTGAGGCCACTGGCTACTTCCCAGTCTAGTAGATTGTCACTACTGAAACTATACTAAAGCAGTTTAATGGAGACCTAAGGAAGTTAAATGACTCTGTATTTAATGAGGAAACCTGTGAGCTGGGTTTAGGGACACACAGGTCAGTAATCCTAACACTTTCAAAGATGAGGCAGGATGGAGTCCAAGCCCATTGAGGCTACATGAGTGCTGGAGCTAGGATAAGTAATGAGAAcctgagaggggaagagggaaggaagaggggtggggggagagaagagagggcaggagaaaggagatgaggaagatgagggtgggtgggagagagaactgatgcCAATGTGGAATTGGAAATTCTAGAAATGGAAGCTGATACAGATGAAATGACTCCTCAAATGGAGAAGGTGCATTCTTCCAGTTCAGAGGCTGTGACATAAAGTCAAAGACAAAGGGGTTACTTAAAAGCAGTAGTTTCTTCCAAAATGCTTTCAGCCATGTCGACTATGCTAAAACTGCACGAGAACCTCATGCCAGTGTTGCCTGGCTTTTCAAATTCCTGATTCTGTTTTAGGTGGAACAGGGCCTCCTAGTCTTCTCAGTCTTACAGTATGTTGCTCTTCCTTGCCTGGTGCATTGTGGGAATGACACCATGAGGGAATCTCCAGCAGTGCATTTGAATGCCTTCTTCAAGTaggtgatgtgtgcatgtgtgtatgactgcaggtgcatgtgtgccaAGTGCTTGTGGGACGTCAAGAACTTCTACTTCTGGCTGCTGGTGCTCCTTCCACCCTAGATTCCAGGGATCAGAGACAAATTGTCATGCTTGTGCTGAAATATGCTCTTACAGATCCACTGGTGGATTCAAGAGGCACAGGAAATGCCCTTTGACCACTGTGACCTACAGGCATGTCTTCACGAGTGTTTTGAGACAGCAGAGTAGATtcctgtgagttccagtccagccaggaACTTTACATCTATAGAAGCACTAATCCAAGACGGATGAATATTGATTCTTGTGTTTGCTCTCAACTGTTAAAACAAACCAGAGCTGAAGATCCATGGCCCACCCAGGGTGATGATTTCCACATTTAACCATCGCAGAACTAACTGTATGTGTTCATTATCCCAGAATCCTTGATATCTTCTACCAGTTCAGATACAAAACCATACCAACAAACTACTCAGTAACTCTCCCATTATTATGTTTGTGATTATGTATCTGCatagtgtgcgtgcgtgcgtgcgtgtgtgtgtgcatgtgtgtgtgtgtgtgtgtgtgtgtgtgtgtgtgtgtgtgtgtgtgtaaggaggaGATCCAAGGTTGATGTCAAGAACCATCTTCAATTACTCTTAAACTTTATCCAGgatccctcaaaaaaaaaaaaaaaaaaaagtccagagcCAGTATGCTCTGAGGatcctgtgtctctctgccttctgaggatTATCTCACACACCAGTTTAATTTGGGGTTTCTGGGgatgcttgcctagtaagcactgAAACCCCTGGACCATCCCCTCAGGGACGATCTTCATTAGCTCCCTGGGCTGGAGAAAACATTGTTTCAAAGTCTGGTAGTTGGTCTAATTTAGGGACTTTCTAAACATATTGCATAGAAAGCTACCCCAGTACGGCAGTGACTATTTGATTGACATGATTTCTAAAGACCCTTGTGTGCCCTGGGGGAGGGTATTGAATCTTGTGTTTCTGCTGTGTGTTGTACATATGTCAACGTACGAGGCTACATTTTCAAGGAAGTAAGGGTATCCAACATATTTTTCATGTAGCCTAAGTCTGTGATAATGTGTTTAGGTCTCATGACCTCTTGGGAGAGAATTACAAAGTGTGGCATCTTGAACCTATTCAGATCCATTTTGCTTCCATGCCTTATGAAGTCTTTACAGATAACGTTGAAACGAGGTACTTTCTAAAGGCAACCATCTTCTTGCAAGGTCTATGAGGCACCCAACTGTACTACAGAATGGACTCTATTGCTCACATATATTATACTGGATATTATATACGGCAACCAAGGAGCTTGGCCCTCCTTCACAAGGCACTTTTTACTTCTAGCTCCTTCCGCTGCCGTAGGACAAACTCACGCACGAACCAGCCAAATGTTGAGACCTTGACTGGTAAATGTAAccctaaaccttcagagagagcaCGATCCTAGCAACCCTTCTTTTTGCCTATTGAATTTTTCAGACTTCTACAAAACATGGGAAGAATAATCGTGATACACACTACCGAGTTCATGGTAAATTCGTTGCAGCCGCACCAAAAACCTACTTATGTCTACTTTGTTCAGTCTAGgtgcttttaaatgttttaacctctcaTTTAAACAGTGGCCAACTGTTCCTATATCGGCATGATTTTAGGTAAACTAAAAGCCATTCTTTTCAACTAATCTTAAACTAAAGACTCAAGATACACCCCGCCATTCACCACGGTGCACGTGTAGGAAGTGGAGCTAGAAGGTTCAAGGAAAGCTCTCTGGGCCGAATTTTCAACAGAATGGACATTGTGCGGTTTTGGGTGCTGTGGGTAGTGTTTGCTGGCACTAGAACATAACGGTGGTCTGCCTCAGGATTACGTTTAATAACTGCCAAAGGCATACAGATATTTACAACAGGCATAAAGACCAAGAGAGATCCTATCCCTGCGATCCCAACAATAACAAGAGGCACCGACATGAGCTGCATATAATGTCTTGAATACAGTTGTTCTGAAAGTAGAGCTCCCTTGAAAACGCGTTTAAACAAAAAAAGTCCTGATAGTCCTTACATCACACTTTACGTCTTTACTGGGTATCAATGCGAAGCAGCTGCTCCTTGCCATTAATTATCAGGGATTTTAACTCTCCATCTTCTTCCACTTCCACCCTTTCCTGGCCATTCTCAACGATTCTCTTGGTGGTGATTTTTTTGCCATTGATTATTTCGGTGGAAGTTGACACCGACTTGTAGTTGCCTGCCGCCCCACCGCcgcaggacatggagaaagaggaaaggcctGAGTTTCCCGGAGAACCGAAGGATGTGAATCCAGTATCTAACGAAGCGAAGCCGCCCCCAAACCCTGGGAATTCGGTAAAGGAGGTAGAGAAGGGTACGGACCCTCGGCTTCTGCTTCCCCGGGTGCTCCTCCGATCGCCGAAAAAGTTCTCAAGCGGGTCTCCGAAGAAGTCGAAGGAAAAAGGGTCGTGCCCCCCGAAGAACTCCCTGAAGACCTC
Coding sequences within it:
- the Dnajb3 gene encoding dnaJ homolog subfamily B member 3; translated protein: MVDYYEVLGVPRQASAEAIRKAYRKLALKWHPDKNPEHKEEAERRFKQVAQAYEVLSDARKREVYDRCGEVGEVGGGGAAGSPFHDAFQYVFSFRDPAEVFREFFGGHDPFSFDFFGDPLENFFGDRRSTRGSRSRGSVPFSTSFTEFPGFGGGFASLDTGFTSFGSPGNSGLSSFSMSCGGGAAGNYKSVSTSTEIINGKKITTKRIVENGQERVEVEEDGELKSLIINGKEQLLRIDTQ